In Deltaproteobacteria bacterium, the following are encoded in one genomic region:
- a CDS encoding helix-turn-helix domain containing protein has translation MQRPEFQDALRILQEMLSPAGLSEGQLRKRQRIIEASTGLFLRHGYRRTSVDEIARESHVAKGTVYTYFKNKAELLVHAIASEKQGFVERLAPLLDQEQPGEQRLRTWLGMVFEIVDQMPLTSSLMRGDREVLIALEEIDPSLGDFFVQQQHAFIDQMIAEAAGDARFTGAELGERGQALMAIAYSANFIMDERVRGGIEHRRFAHLLADILVDGIAHRSSGAD, from the coding sequence ATGCAACGCCCCGAGTTCCAGGACGCCCTCCGGATCCTCCAGGAGATGCTCTCTCCGGCGGGGCTCTCGGAGGGCCAGCTGCGCAAGCGGCAGCGGATCATCGAGGCCTCGACCGGCCTCTTCCTGCGCCACGGCTACCGCCGGACGAGCGTGGACGAGATCGCCCGCGAGTCGCACGTGGCCAAGGGCACGGTCTACACCTACTTCAAGAACAAGGCGGAGCTGCTCGTCCACGCCATCGCCTCGGAGAAGCAGGGCTTCGTGGAGCGGCTGGCCCCGCTCCTCGATCAGGAGCAACCGGGAGAGCAGCGCCTGCGCACCTGGCTGGGGATGGTCTTCGAGATCGTCGATCAGATGCCCCTGACCTCCTCGCTGATGCGCGGCGACCGAGAGGTGCTCATCGCCCTCGAGGAGATCGATCCCTCCCTGGGCGACTTCTTCGTCCAGCAGCAGCACGCCTTCATCGATCAGATGATCGCCGAGGCCGCGGGCGACGCGCGCTTCACCGGCGCCGAGCTCGGAGAGCGAGGCCAGGCGCTCATGGCCATCGCCTACTCCGCCAACTTCATCATGGACGAGCGGGTGCGCGGCGGCATCGAGCACCGTCGCTTCGCTCACCTGCTCGCCGACATCCTGGTCGATGGCATCGCTCATCGATCCAGTGGAGCGGACTGA